Proteins from a genomic interval of Flammeovirgaceae bacterium SG7u.111:
- the miaB gene encoding tRNA (N6-isopentenyl adenosine(37)-C2)-methylthiotransferase MiaB: MGELIKDIGILDGKSQEACEVVNVSKDDNKPGQRKLYIESYGCQMNFSDSEIVASIMSENGFGTTSNFKEADLIFLNTCSIREKAEQTVRKRLTDFNKMKKRNPDLTIGVLGCMAERLKTQLLEEEKIVDIVAGPDAYRDLPKLVSEVDDGQKGVNVFLSKEETYAEITPVRLNSNGITAFISIMRGCDNMCSFCVVPFTRGRERSRDPHSILAEAQDLYKKGYKEVTLLGQNVDSYLWSSHDDLKSKGQIEKMLKKGEEIETVNFANLLEMVAKVGPELRVRFSTSHPKDITDEVLHTMNKYDNICNSIHLPAQSGNSRVLEIMNRTYSREWYLERVDAIRRILGEDCGISSDWITGFCTETEEEHQDSLSLMDYVKFDFSYMYYYSERPGTLAAKKFEDDIPLAVKKRRLQEIIDKQQETGHIRNKMDIGKVQRVLIEGHSKRSKDQLRGRNSANKVVVFPRKNYKPGEYVNVKITDCTPATLIGETV; this comes from the coding sequence ATGGGTGAGTTGATTAAAGATATTGGAATTCTAGACGGCAAAAGCCAAGAGGCTTGTGAGGTGGTAAATGTGTCGAAAGACGATAACAAACCTGGGCAGCGGAAATTGTATATTGAGAGTTACGGCTGCCAAATGAACTTCTCGGATAGCGAGATAGTCGCTTCCATTATGTCGGAAAATGGATTTGGGACAACCTCCAATTTCAAAGAAGCGGACTTGATTTTCCTCAACACCTGCTCCATCCGTGAGAAGGCGGAGCAAACCGTAAGGAAAAGGCTGACCGATTTCAACAAAATGAAAAAACGCAACCCCGACCTCACCATTGGTGTATTGGGCTGCATGGCCGAGCGCTTGAAAACGCAATTGCTAGAAGAAGAAAAAATAGTAGATATCGTTGCTGGGCCCGATGCTTACCGCGACCTTCCCAAACTCGTTTCGGAAGTGGATGATGGGCAAAAAGGCGTGAACGTATTCCTTTCAAAGGAAGAGACGTATGCAGAAATAACTCCCGTCAGGCTCAATTCCAACGGTATTACCGCTTTCATCTCCATTATGAGGGGCTGCGATAATATGTGTTCTTTCTGCGTAGTTCCGTTCACCCGTGGCCGTGAGCGTAGCCGCGATCCACATTCTATTTTAGCTGAAGCACAAGACTTGTACAAGAAAGGCTACAAAGAAGTAACCTTGCTCGGGCAAAACGTGGATTCGTATCTTTGGTCTTCTCACGACGATCTAAAAAGCAAAGGACAAATTGAGAAAATGCTTAAGAAAGGGGAGGAAATAGAAACGGTGAATTTTGCCAACCTCCTCGAAATGGTTGCCAAGGTCGGTCCCGAATTGAGGGTTCGCTTCTCTACTTCACACCCTAAAGACATCACTGATGAGGTACTGCACACCATGAATAAATATGACAATATTTGTAACTCTATCCACCTGCCTGCACAGAGCGGAAACAGTCGCGTGTTAGAGATCATGAACCGAACTTACTCGCGTGAATGGTACTTAGAGCGAGTGGATGCCATTCGCCGAATCCTTGGTGAGGATTGCGGAATTTCTTCTGACTGGATTACTGGCTTTTGCACAGAAACAGAAGAAGAGCACCAAGATTCGCTCAGCCTAATGGACTATGTAAAGTTCGATTTTAGTTATATGTACTATTACTCTGAACGACCTGGCACGCTGGCAGCTAAAAAGTTTGAGGACGATATTCCTTTGGCAGTCAAAAAACGACGTTTGCAAGAAATTATAGATAAGCAGCAGGAAACCGGTCACATTCGCAACAAAATGGACATTGGCAAAGTGCAGCGAGTACTCATCGAGGGGCACTCGAAGCGTTCCAAAGATCAATTGAGGGGAAGGAACTCGGCAAACAAAGTGGTGGTATTCCCAAGGAAAAACTACAAACCAGGTGAATACGTGAACGTAAAAATCACCGACTGTACGCCAGCTACACTCATTGGAGAAACGGTTTAA